TTATAGACTTTACCCTAATAATTGCGTTGTTTAGAAAGACTGCAAGGGCGAATTGAGTCATTGCACACGCGTACTTCATAGGCATTCACTATTGGAAATATGCAAACGCATGGTAGAACGAACCAATTGGATCTCGCTAGCGCGTGCTTGGttttgcccacctccttgcttgttctgcctaCTATGCTTCATTTGCTCCATTGGCAACGGCATGCTATAGTGCATCTTCGGTTAGTTCTAAAAAATCTTTGGTACAGTACACAAAAAGTGGCCACAGCATTACATCTATTTATGAAAAAAATCCCATGAGGATCTTAACTTATGAAACTTTTTATCACACATGgttattttttatgtatttaactAATATTTGAAAAACGTATCTTTCCAGCAATCAATTCTAATCACAACAGCTTTGATATGTTTTTCCAGACAGGTCAACCCCTGAAAGCTGTATTTCTGACCTATATATGGTTCCGTATGGCGATTATCTGGAATGTACTTCAACCTTTTCTCCCCATGTCTGTGTATGGACCTACCTTTGGCCACGATGAGCATGCCTCCACTCTGTAGGAGGTCCCCAGTGAAGTTCCCCTGGATCCCTTGAGCTTTGGCCTGGAGGACAGAGCAGAGGTCAAATCATGTAAAACACCTTCCAAttccactcagacagacagacgaggacATATACATGCAGTATCAACTGAACAACCCCCCTCCCGTGTCAACCATGAATACAGAAATGCTATTGGACAAAGTGAAATCACAAGCGTTACCTTTGTCGTAACCTCTCGTACTTTCTTCCCCAGTGCTGCAGGAACCACACTCAGAGCCGTGTACCTGTTAACAAATGTAAAATTACAAATGTAAGTTATTTTCAAGAGCTATTTTTCATCTTGGCAGTCCAAGTAGTACACCTAGGGAAGTAAATAGTACTCAGACGACCCAGCTTACCTTTTGAAGCCCAGATCCTTGTAGCATTGCTTTTTCTCGTCAATGTAAAGGTCTGCCACAGAAGACAACAGGAGGATAATGATACGATCAACAAATTCTCAAAAGTCTTACTATGGCAGGGCCTTTATGGTCGGCTGTGGAATCCATCAGGAGGCAAGTTTATTGCTTTCCTAGTAAATGGCCATAACTATGTAACGATGGCTACTTAGGACACTCCCGCTTGCACTGAGTGTTACAAAAGGAAGCTACATATGTTGTGTAAGGGTGACAAAGCTTCTATTGATTCTAAATGACAAACTGTCATTAAAATGTAAAATGGTATTCAAAGatcaatatatttttatatactttaaaaaaaaatatatatatatatatatatatatatatatatatatatatactatttaagtaaatattttatttgcttaaaaaaaaaagtgtatttaacttttttttttcaagTCATTTGTGCTTGAATACATTTGTGGTTGCATGAGAATTCAAAAAGGCTGGGTTGTAGACATCATTAGTGTATTGACACTTACAGCCAACTGTAATGTGACTTTGGACAACTGACTCTGTGCCCCCAATCGAGAATGTGTTTTTTTGCAAAGCAGCAATGGTTTTTCTAACCTCCTTTGAAGAATCCCCCCTCCTTAAACTCCTCCAGGCCTGTCTCCTCAGGTCCAATGCCCACCAGGGCGATGCCGTGGGCTGTCAGGTCTGGTTCCAGTTTACTGATCTCTGCAGCTGTCCAGCGGCACACCTGGCAGCCAAACCTGCGCAGGAAGAACAGCACCACAGGCTTGTCACTCCATAAAGACTGGAGCTCCACACTCTGCAACAAATGACAGAGAAAAATGACATGTTATGAAatattgagggagggaggttacCTCCCTGAATAGTTATCTGTATCTGTTTAAATTGAATGAAGTACATTTAGTGGCTCACAAACAATGGCTGAGTGAATAATCAATGTAAAAAAGTCAGTCAGAACAAAGTAACACTTTCATGTTAT
This is a stretch of genomic DNA from Oncorhynchus mykiss isolate Arlee chromosome 7, USDA_OmykA_1.1, whole genome shotgun sequence. It encodes these proteins:
- the prxl2b gene encoding prostamide/prostaglandin F synthase is translated as MAKIELKPVGTNLLKSVSGESVELQSLWSDKPVVLFFLRRFGCQVCRWTAAEISKLEPDLTAHGIALVGIGPEETGLEEFKEGGFFKGDLYIDEKKQCYKDLGFKRYTALSVVPAALGKKVREVTTKAKAQGIQGNFTGDLLQSGGMLIVAKGGEKVLLHFVQDSPGDYVPLEDISKALDISANVQAGERPQCNDDVCTR